A single window of Camarhynchus parvulus chromosome 9, STF_HiC, whole genome shotgun sequence DNA harbors:
- the A4GNT gene encoding alpha-1,4-N-acetylglucosaminyltransferase, with translation MLQKVWVSSPGSWALQESNSHCQGKKRCWKCRFVRTIIQHPCRRYAPRRSRKERMLRKIQICLCFCFVSGILYEISLLSSCVFSYLPMAQQYLTPEQVLNLGKSIIFLETTERLEPPPLVSCSVESAARIYQDRPIILFMRGLNNETALDMNTSYAAFSLLSSMKNVFLFPLQMETVFQETPLLQWYNQVVPEQEKNWVHVSSDASRLALIWKYGGIYMDTDVISIRPIPQRSFLAAQKSRFSSNGIFGFPARHKFIWDCMENFVLKYNGNIWGNQGPFLMTRMLKTLCNLTDFQGTEDHSCQNISFLNPQRFYPIPYPAWSRYYQVWDKSPNFNHSYALHLWNFMNRNRKVVVAGSNTLAENLYKTYCPSTYEDLIQNAKHRDLPEPEEVE, from the exons ATGCTCCAGAAGGTTTGGGTGTCCTcaccagggagctgggctttgcaGGAGTCCAACAGTCACTGCCAGGGCAAGAAAAGGTGCTGGAAATGTAGATTTGTCAGGACTATAATCCAG CACCCATGTCGGAGGTATGCCCCCAGACGCTCCAGGAAAGAAAGAATGTTGAGGAAAATCCAGATATGCCTCTGTTTCTGCTTTGTCTCGGGCATTTTGTACGAGATCTCCCTCTTGTCCAGCTGTGTCTTCTCCTACCTGCCCATGGCCCAGCAGTACCTGACGCCTGAGCAGGTGCTGAACCTTGGCAAAAGCATCATTTTCCTGGAGACGACGGAGCGGCTGGAGCCGCCCCCGCTGGTGTCGTGCTCCGTGGAATCCGCTGCCCGCATCTACCAGGACAGGCCCATCATCCTCTTCATGAGGGGACTCAACAACGAGACAGCCCTGGACATGAACACCAGCTATGCAGCCTTCTCCCTCTTGTCTTCCatgaaaaatgtcttccttttccctctccagatGGAAACTGTCTTCCAGGAGACCCCCCTGCTCCAGTGGTACAACCAG GTGGTCCCGGAGCAGGAGAAGAACTGGGTGCACGTCAGCTCAGATGCCAGCAGACTGGCGCTCATCTGGAAGTACGGGGGCATCTACATGGACACGGATGTCATCTCCATCCGGCCCATTCCCCAGCGGAGCTTCCTGGCTGCGCAGAAGTCGCGCTTCTCCAGCAACGGCATCTTCGGCTTCCCCGCCCGCCACAAGTTCATCTGGGACTGCATGGAGAACTTCGTCCTCAAGTACAACGGCAACATCTGGGGCAACCAGGGCCCCTTCTTGATGACCAGGATGCTCAAAACGCTCTGCAACCTGACGGATTTCCAAGGCACCGAGGACCACAGCTGCCAGAACATCTCCTTCCTCAACCCGCAGCGTTTTTACCCCATCCCGTACCCAGCCTGGAGCCGGTACTACCAGGTGTGGGATAAAAGCCCCAATTTCAACCACTCCTATGCACTGCACCTCTGGAACTTCATGAACCGCAACCGCAAGGTGGTGGTGGCCGGCAGCAACACCCTGGCTGAGAACCTCTACAAAACCTACTGCCCCAGCACCTACGAGGACCTGATCCAGAATGCCAAGCACAGGGATCTCCCAGAGCCTGAGGAGGTTGAGTGA